In one Cercospora beticola chromosome 1, complete sequence genomic region, the following are encoded:
- the SSN3 gene encoding cyclin-dependent protein kinase has protein sequence MGPPGPAAPPPLPSAPPSVGPIQTQSLKRNAQAAFDDPDTPPLVRMNATPYAPQRHINDNYDIVGFISSGTYGRVYKAVNKRGVQQANPAKHPDGRPIEAFAIKKFKPDKEGELQYTGISQSAIREMALCTELSHPALIHLVEIILEAKCIFMVFEYAEHDLLQIIHHHSLLPRTPIPASTLRSCMYQIFSGLLYLHQNWVIHRDLKPANIMVTSSGAIKIGDLGLARLFWKPLHALFSGDKVVVTIWYRAPELLLGSRHYTPAIDLWAVGCIFAELLSLRPIFKGEEAKQDSKKAVPFQRNQMGKIGEILGLPKKTEWPLLASMPEYPNLSSVSMHNPGVNRPLTLEKWYRNTLQNNHYGSTSGAPPPDDSALDLLKKLLEYDPLKRMTAEQALKHPYFTGGSKLPSSNCFEGLEAKYPARKVSTEAHEIGTSSLPGTKRTGLQDDRLGPAQKKLRDG, from the exons ATGGGTCCTCCAGGACCGGCGGCTCCTCCTCCATTGCCTTCCGCGCCTCCGAGCGTAGGGCCGATACAAACGCAAAGCCTCAAAAGGAATGCGCAGGCTGCTTTTGACG ATCCAGATACTCCTCCACTCGTGAGGATGAACGCTACCCCATATGCCCCGCAAAGGCACATTAATGATAATTACGATATTGTTGGCTTCATCAGCAGTGGAACATATGGACGAGTATACAAGGCTGTCAACAAGCGAGGCGTCCAACAAGCAAATCCTGCGAAACATCCCGATGGCAGGCCCATCGAAGCGTTCGCCATCAAAAAGTTCAAGCCTGATAAAGAAGGCGAACTACAGTATACCGGCATCTCTCAATCAGCTATACGTGAAATGGCACTATGTACCGAGCTGAGCCATCCGGCATTGATCCATCTGGTCGAGATCATTCTGGAGGCGAAGTGCATCTTCATGGTTTTCGAGTACGCAGAGCACGATCTACTACAGATTATCCACCACCACAGCCTCCTCCCTCGAACTCCAATCCCGGCATCGACACTTCGATCCTGTATGTACCAGATCTTCTCAGGTCTGCTCTACCTGCATCAAAATTGGGTGATTCATCGCGATCTGAAGCCAGCGAACATCATGGTCACATCCTCAGGAGCCATAAAGATTGGAGACTTGGGGCTGGCGCGTCTATTCTGGAAGCCGCTACATGCACTATTCTCTGGCGATAAGGTGGTTGTGACAATATGGTATCGCGCACCTGAGCTTCTGTTAGGCAGCAGACATTACACTCCAGCGATCGATCTCTGGGCCGTAGGGTGCATTTTCGCCGAGCTTCTCAGCCTGAGACCAATTTTTAAAGGAGAGGAAGCCAAGCAAGACTCCAAGAAAGCAGTACCATTTCAACGTAACCAAATGGGAAAGATCGGCGAGATATTAGGACTCCCTAAGAAAACCGAATGGCCCTTGCTGGCTTCCATGCCAGAGTATCCCAACCTTTCAAGTGTCAGCATGCATAACCCAGGTGTAAACCGACCTCTGACACTCGAGAAGTGGTACCGCAATACTTTACAGAACAACCACTACGGGAGCACCTCAGGCGCGCCACCTCCAGATGATTCAGCACTGGACCTGTTGAAGAAGCTACTCGAATACGACCCACTGAAGCGAATGACGGCAGAGCAAGCTCTCAAGCATCCTTACTTCACTGGAGGGTCGAAGCTGCCCTCTTCGAACTGCTTTGAGGGACTAGAAGCGAAGTATCCTGCAAGGAAAGTGAGCACAGAGGCACATGAAATCGGGACGAGTAGTTTGCCGGGTACGAAGAGGACTGGTCTGCAAGATGATCGATTAGGCCCTGCGCAGAAGAAGTTGAGGGATGGGTGA
- the IMP4 gene encoding snoRNA-binding rRNA-processing protein imp4 (BUSCO:EOG09263LR1): MIRRQARQRRDYLYRRALTLRDAEISEKRAKLKASLASGKPLDSSIANDKELRRDYKYDESRADRTNEEELELDDEYSYLSGVVEPRVLVTTSRDPSSRLGQFSKEIRLLLPTSIRLNRGNTILPNLVGSAKANGLSDLILLHEHRGTPTALTISHFPHGPTASFSLHNVVLRHDIPNASRGTVSESYPHLIFEGFTTALGKRVVKILQHLFPPREGGTKLGSRVVTFKNIEDSIEVRHHVFVKTGYQSVELAEVGPRMTMRLFEIRQGTAENKDGDVEWHMNQYTRTSKKKDYL, from the coding sequence ATGATCCGGCGACAAGCACGACAGCGCCGGGACTATCTGTACCGTCGCGCGCTGACCTTGCGCGATGCCGAAATCTCAGAAAAGCGTGCAAAGCTAAAGGCGTCACTGGCATCAGGCAAGCCGCTCGATTCGAGCATCGCCAACGATAAAGAGCTGCGCCGGGATTACAAGTACGATGAATCGCGAGCAGATCGTACTAAtgaagaggagctggagttgGACGATgagtatagctatctctCGGGAGTTGTCGAGCCGCGAGTCCTCGTCACCACTTCTCGCGATCCCAGCAGCAGACTAGGTCAATTTTCGAAAGAGatccggcttcttcttcccacgAGCATACGACTGAACAGAGGAAATACCATCTTGCCCAATCTTGTTGGCAGTGCCAAAGCCAACGGTCTCTCCGACCTGATCCTCCTCCACGAACATCGAGGCACACCGACCGCGCTCACAATCTCACACTTTCCCCATGGCCCAACAGCCTCGTTCAGCTTACACAACGTCGTCCTCCGCCACGATATTCCCAACGCATCCCGCGGAACCGTCAGCGAAAGTTACCctcatctcatcttcgaAGGCTTTACTACTGCACTCGGAAAGCGCGTAGTCAAAATCCTTCAACACCTCTTCCCTCCCCGCGAAGGCGGCACCAAGCTCGGATCCCGAGTCGTCACATTCAAAAACATCGAAGACAGCATCGAAGTTCGCCATCATGTGTTTGTCAAGACAGGGTACCAGAGTGTGGAACTGGCAGAGGTCGGACCACGAATGACGATGCGGCTGTTCGAGATCAGGCAAGGTACGGCGGAGAACAAAGATGGTGATGTAGAATGGCATATGAACCAGTACACACGGACGAGCAAGAAAAAGGACTACTTGTGA
- a CDS encoding uncharacterized protein (BUSCO:EOG092621X3) produces MSGRRGTGRAIRGPNSALTDYLAANNISAQQIRDDFERRRRQREAETASEEASNAPTPTSADDEAVAAAVAAEAAEEAEKVEKSRKRKRVTEEAKEKAKKAKASSSKNGKKKGKRDYSDDDDSDFDADFAKDMYKKSRPAPGQLENCELCNKRFTVTPYNKEGPDGGLLCTPCGKELTKDLKKEKKAAAPKPVGRKRRKIESDRLDGYTVGGAKTLQELCIAKAVEFHEDVDDLGHMPQPLLERLSQIFSKKRVLKPKALPLFLRPDLDAVILHDAAYLEEEDYHQIFAMVPKMETLVLQNCCQLKDKAIDYMLERCQNLKHIQLYAANLVSNGMWQRLVRELGGNLESVMLKWLDAAFDDTVVQDMLRYCPNLKRLKLKMCRRIGNGALQAIAEMPKLERLSLMMSSSLDVDILLDLVQKRGPQLRTLSLEKNYEVDENILQAIHDNCHQLTKLRISENDYAVDESFVDLFTNWSNPPLTFVDFNSMRDVDNSNPDGPEAPIGLASAGFKALMAHSGSHLKHLDISSCRHVELSAFMDVFNGSQNYPALEYINVSFCNSVDNAVITGIFRSCPSLKKLVAFGCFQVQDVVVPRTIALIGVPRAQDAIEQYGVGIDVDEAVERMIQIEAAA; encoded by the exons ATGTCGGGCAGAAGAGGCACTGGCCGCGCCATCCGCGGTCCCAACTCCGCACTGACAGACTACCTTGCC GCAAACAACATCTCTGCACAGCAAATCCGCGATGACTtcgagcgacgacgacgacaacgcgAAGCGGAAACCGCCTCCGAGGAGGCCTCGAATGCGCCAACGCCGACGAGTGCCGACGACGAGGCAGTAGCTGCCGCTGTAGCGGCGGAGGCagcggaagaagcagagaaggtCGAAAAGAGCAGAAAGCGCAAGCGAGTCACAGAGGAAGCTAAGGAGAAGGCTAAAAAGGCGAAAGCATCTTCGTCGAAGAACGGCaagaagaaaggcaaaaggGACTAttcggacgacgatgatAGCGACTTCGATGCGGATTTCGCAAAGGACATGTACAAGAAGTCGCGGCCTGCTCCTGGACAACTCGAGAACTGCGAGCTTTGCAATAAGCGATTCACTGTCACGCCATACAACAAAGAGGGACCTGATGGTGGTCTGCTGTGCACGCCTTGCGGAAAAGAGCTTACGAAGGATctcaagaaagagaagaaagctgcGGCTCCGAAGCCGGTTGGCAGAAAGCGGCGAAAGATCGAGAGCGATCGTCTTGACGGGTACACGGTTGGTGGAGCGAAGACATTACAGGAACTCTGTATCGCGAAGGCTGTGGAGTTCCACGAAGATGTCGATGATCTCGGACACATGCCTCAACCACTCCTTGAGCGACTCAGCCAGATCTTCTCCAAGAAGCGTGTACTCAAGCCGAAGGCACTGCCGCTCTTTCTCCGACCAGACCTGGATGCCGTCATACTCCACGATGCAGCGTatctcgaagaagaggactaTCATCAGATCTTTGCCATGGTGCCAAAGATGGAGACGCTCGTGCTGCAGAACTGCTGCCAACTCAAGGACAAGGCTATCGACTACATGCTAGAGCGATGCCAAAACCTGAAGCATATCCAGCTCTACGCGGCTAACCTCGTTTCTAACGGAATGTGGCAACGTCTGGTTCGCGAGCTCGGCGGGAATCTGGAGTCTGTCATGCTCAAGTGGCTCGATGCTGCTTTTGACGACACAGTGGTGCAGGACATGCTGAGATACTGCCCCAATCTCAAGCGCctgaagctgaagatgtGTCGTCGTATTGGAAACGGTGCTCTTCAAGCCATCGCAGAGATGCCGAAGCTCGAACGTTTGTCCCTCATGATGAGCAGTTCTCTCGATGTCGACATACTTCTCGACCTCGTGCAGAAGCGCGGACCACAACTCCGCACCCTCTCACTCGAGAAAAACTACGAGGTGGACGAAAACATCCTGCAAGCCATTCACGACAACTGCCACCAGTTGACCAAACTGCGCATATCAGAGAATGACTACGCAGTCGATGAATCGTTCGTCGACCTCTTCACCAACTGGTCCAATCCGCCTCTTACCTTTGTCGATTTCAACAGCATGCGAGACGTCGACAACAGCAATCCAGATGGGCCCGAAGCGCCTATCGGTCTGGCCTCCGCCGGCTTCAAAGCTCTCATGGCCCATTCCGGCTCTCACCTGAAACACCTCGACATTTCTTCCTGCCGCCACGTTGAGCTGTCCGCTTTCATGGACGTCTTCAACGGCAGCCAGAACTACCCTGCTCTGGAGTACATCAACGTTAGCTTCTGCAACAGTGTGGATAATGCGGTCATTACTGGTATCTTCCGCAGCTGTCCTAGCCTGAAGAAACTCGTCGCATTCGGGTGCTTCCAGGTTCAGGATGTGGTTGTTCCTCGCACGATTGCTTTGATCGGTGTGCCGAGGGCGCAGGATGCGATTGAGCAGTATGGTGTGGGCATTGATGTCGATGAGGCGGTGGAGAGGATGATTCAGATTGAGGCTGCGGCTTAG